One genomic region from Antedon mediterranea chromosome 3, ecAntMedi1.1, whole genome shotgun sequence encodes:
- the LOC140043683 gene encoding glutathione hydrolase 1 proenzyme-like, with translation MGKDIANETGDGDNKKKEINKWQVAVLILLCLGVIAGVIIGTLFAREWESYEYKHAAVASDNPQCSTIGKDILKQGGNAVDAAISTLLCVGLHNAHSAGIGGGSFMIIADKKKEDQSYRMYAFDFREEAPGQANQNMFVNDTTDASVYGGLAIGVPGEVNGYWTVHKKHGRLPWKNLFVPNIELARNGFTVNKALANAIRGKKDIIEEDPSLSEVFVHPDGRLFEEGDTMYRLKLARTYERIANEGGDEFYQGELAEDIVKDINDRDGIITLEDLNNYSCKERKPISITITTTNEEKSLRMFSLPPPSSGAVMALILNILDEYKFNEDSLEDKVEIYHHIVEAFKFAYAKRSALGDEDYVDVVELVKNMTSDIYAKELKSKITYYTHNTSYYGPLFANNEDFGTAHLSVVDEDGMAVSVTSTINTHFGSKVRGTRTGIIFNNEMDDFSTPGTRNTFGVPASPSNFIKPGKRPMSSMCPSIFIDEEEKVRLIIGASGGTRITTGTSLATMNTLWFGKNIENAIKEPRIHHQLVPIYIAYEKEFSKEILHGLESRLHEVKQSSSSSVVQGIKRKSNNYLTAYCDDRKGGKPAGY, from the exons ATGGGGAAAGACATAGCCAACGAGACTGGCGACGGAGATAATAA gaaaaaagaaataaataaatggcaAGTTGCAGTTCTTATCTTATTGTGTCTTGGAGTGATTGCTGGTGTCATTATTGGAACGTTATTTGCACGTGAATGGGAATCATACGAATACAAACATGCTGCGGTTGCTTCAGACAATCCACAGTGCTCAACGATAGGCAA gGATATATTAAAACAAGGGGGGAATGCAGTTGACGCAGCAATCTCAACACTGTTATGTGTAGGACTCCACAATGCGCATAGTGCTGGCATTGGGGGTGGTAGTTTCATGATCATTGCAGACAAGAAGAAAGAAGACCAGTCTTACAGAATGTACGCATTTGACTTCCGTGAAGAAGCGCCAGGACAAGCAAACCAAAACATGTTTGTCAACGATACAACAGATGCTTCAGTTTATG GTGGCCTAGCTATTGGTGTTCCTGGTGAAGTAAATGGCTATTGGACTGTACACAAGAAGCATGGTCGTCTGCCGTGGAAGAATTTATTTGTTCCTAATATTGAATTAGCTCGAAATGGTTTCACCGTCAATAAGGCCCTTGCAAATGCTATCAGAGGCAAAAAAGATATCATAGAGGAAGATCCTAGCCTAAG TGAAGTGTTTGTGCACCCCGATGGACGATTGTTTGAGGAAGGAGATACTATGTACCGATTGAAATTAGCAAGGACGTACGAGAGGATTGCAAACGAAGGAGGGGATGAATTTTACCAAGGAGAATTAGCTGAAGACATTGTAAAAGATATTAATGATAGAG aTGGAATTATCACCTTAGAGGATTTGAATAACTACTCATGTAAAGAACGAAAACCTATATCAATCACCATCACTACGACAAATGAAGAGAAGTCACTTCGAATGTTTTCTCTGCCACCACCGTCAAGTGGAGCAGTCATGGCTTTGATACTAAATATTCTGGATG AATACAAATTTAATGAAGACAGTTTGGAAGATAAGGTGGAAATATATCATCACATTGTAGAAGCATTTAAATTTGCATACGCTAAGCGATCAGCACTTGGAGATGAGGATTATGTTGACGTTGTCGAg CTCGTTAAGAATATGACTTCAGACATATATGCAAAAGAGTTGAAAAGTAAGATAACATACTACACGCACAACACGTCATACTATGGACCTTTATTTGCAAATAATGAAGATTTCGGGACGGCGCATCTATCTGTTGTGGATGAAGATGGCATGGCGGTGTCAGTGACGAGTACAATTAACACACA TTTTGGCTCTAAAGTTCGTGGGACACGAACAGGAATCATATTCAACAACGAGATGGATGATTTTTCAACACCTGGTACACGGAACACGTTTGGTGTACCTGCCTCACCATCAAATTTTATCAAGCCTGGAAAACGGCCTATGTCATCTATGTGCCCATCCATATTTATTGATGAGGAGGAAAAAGTGCGTTTGATAATAGGAGCGTCGGGAGGTACAAGGATAACTACTGGAACTTCATTG GCGACAATGAATACTTTGTGGTTTGgcaaaaacattgaaaatgcaATAAAAGAACCAAGAATCCACCACCAACTGGTGCCGATCTACATTGCATACGAGAAGGAATTCAGCAAG GAAATACTCCATGGTCTGGAATCAAGACTACACGAAGTGAAGCAATCCTCTAGTTCAAGTGTTGTACAAGGAATTAAGAGGAAATCCAACAACTATCTAACTGCTTATTGTGATGATAGGAAGGGAGGAAAACCAGCAGGCTATTAA